One genomic region from Patescibacteria group bacterium encodes:
- a CDS encoding type II secretion system GspH family protein: MKNFYRNNYQQWGFTLVELLISLTIIAIVSVIGFTNLTGTREKMAVNLEVEKIATYLRSVRDRAIAGEDDSSWGVRFVNNVSGDDVYYSFKGLSFSSTSIVETRFLSKKTQLAIPAVGSTTDIIFVKGSGSVVATSTIRIQSRTNQSFFGDIQVNSRGLVNY, translated from the coding sequence ATGAAAAATTTCTATAGAAATAATTATCAACAATGGGGTTTTACGCTGGTGGAATTACTAATTTCCTTGACTATTATTGCCATTGTTTCTGTTATTGGCTTTACCAATTTAACTGGTACCAGAGAAAAAATGGCAGTTAATTTGGAGGTTGAAAAAATAGCCACCTATTTAAGGAGTGTGCGCGATAGAGCGATTGCTGGCGAAGATGATTCTTCTTGGGGTGTAAGATTTGTCAACAATGTCTCGGGTGATGATGTTTACTATTCCTTTAAGGGATTAAGTTTTAGTAGTACTTCTATAGTGGAAACGCGATTTTTATCAAAAAAAACACAGTTAGCTATTCCCGCGGTTGGTTCAACGACCGATATCATTTTTGTCAAAGGTAGCGGGAGTGTTGTTGCCACTTCTACCATTAGAATTCAATCTAGAACTAATCAATCATTTTTTGGCGATATCCAAGTAAATTCACGCGGATTAGTCAATTATTAA